The nucleotide window ATGAAACGCGGGACCCGGACATCTGCCATCACCGTTCCCGCCTTCGATCCCCCGCTGCGTCCCGGTGGCCGGCCCACCTTTCGGAGCGTCTTTGCCGGTGATTTCTGACCACCTGGTTTCCCGATGAACGTCGAGACGCTGTCCCGGATCCAGTTTGCCCTGACGATCTCGTTTCACTTCGTATTCCCGCCGATGACCATCGGTCTGGGACTCGTGCTGGTGGTGCTTCAAACCCTGCGCGTGCGCACCGGGAATCCGCTGTACCTGGATCTTGCGAGGTTCTGGACGCGCGTGTTCGGGCTGATCTTTGCCATTGGGGTGGCGACGGGCATCCCGATGGAGTTTCAGTTCGGGACCAATTGGGCCAGTTACGCGCGTTTTGTCGGGGACATCTTCGGCAGTCCGCTGGCAATCGAGGGACTGTACGCCTTCTTCATGGAGTCGGGTTTCCTGGCGCTGCTGTTGTTCGGGTGGGACCGCATCGGCCCGCGGATGCATTTGTTCTCCACCTGCATGGTGGCCCTGGGAGCGCATTTCAGCGCCATCTGGATTCTTGTCGCCAATTCATGGATGCAGACCCCGGCCGGCTATCACCTCGCCCGGATGATGAAGGTGACCGCCGACGGCGGGCAGTTCCCCGTCGCCACCGATCTTGGCGCTGTTCCGTTCGAGCTTCGGGAGATCCGCCTGCCGCCGGACTATGTGGTGCAACCGGAAGACCTCGGCCATGTGCGAGCCGTGGTTGACAATTTCCGGGAGGCGATTCTCAACCCCTCAACCCTGGACCGCCTTGCGCACACGGTGATTGGTTGCTGGATCACCGGGGCGTTCGTCGTGGTCGCCATCAGCGCCTGGTGGTGCCTGCGGGGACGTCACCCGGAGCATGCCCGCATCTCCCTGAAAATCGGCGTTGTCCTCGCGACCGTGGCCTGTGTGCTCCAATGGATTGCCGCAGATTCGACGGCCCGCGGTGTCGCGCGAAACCAGCCGACCAAGCTCGCCGCCATGGAGGGTCTTGCGACCACCGGCCCCGACGCTTCCCTCGGGTTGGTGGGTTGGGTGAGCTGGCGTCGCGATGCCTCGGGGGAGATCACCGGCATCGAGGAACGGTCCCTTCGCATACCCGGCATGCTGAGCGTCCTGGTTTCGGGTGACTTCCTGCATCCGCTGCGCGCCCGGGACACCGTGGTCACGGGGCTTCAAGACTTGCCCTCCGACGCCCTGCTGCGCGCCCGGCATCCCGGGGCCTCGGACGCCGAGATTGCGCGGCTGCGTCCGCGCTACTGGCCCAACGCGCCGGTGCTCTTCCAGACCTACCACCTCATGATCGCCCTCGGTTCGGTGCTGACGGGGCAGGCGCTGCTGGCCTGTCTGTGGTGGCGCACCGGGCGGCTCTGGGCGGTGGAACGTCCGGAAGTGCGCTGGTTCCTGATCTCGTTGCTGGCGGCGCCGCTGATGGCCCAACTGGCCCTGCAGGCCGGATGGTTCACCGCCGAGATGGGCCGTCAGCCGTGGGTGGTGTACGAAGTCCTGAAGACCGGAGATGCCGTGTCCCCCGTGGTCCGGGCACCGCAGGTCCTCACCTCCATCCTCCTCTTCCTGGCGATCTATGCCGTGCTCTCGATCCTCTTCGTGACACTGCTGCTGAAGAAGATCCGCGAGGGTCCGGTCCCGTCGGGCGGGGGTCCGCCGACGGGGCCCCTGCCGCTGTCGCATCGCTCCGGACGCCAGACCGGCATTTGACGCCATGGACTTAAACACCATCTGGTTTGTGCTCGTGGGCGTTCTCCTCACGGGCTACGCCGTGCTCGACGGATTCGACCTGGGTACCGGTCCGCTGCTGTGGTGTGTTCCTGACGACCGCGACCGCCGGATCCTGTTGAATGCGATCGGCCCGATCTGGAACGGAAACGAAGTGTGGCTGGTCACCGGGGGGGGCGCTCTTTTTGCGGCATTCCCGAACGTCTATGCGTCGGTGTTTTCGGGGTTTTACGACGCCTTCATGCTGCTGCTCTTCGCCCTCATCTTCCGGGCGGCGGCGATCGAGTTCCGCAGCCAGCGCCCCGGGCGTCGCTGGCGCCGCTTCTGGGACGCGGCGTTTGCCGTGAGCAGCGTCACCTCCGCCCTGCTCATCGGCGTCGCGGTCGGCAACCTGGTCTGGGGGATTTCCCTCGACGCAACGGGCAACTTCGACGGCGGTCTGATCGCCCTGCTGCATCCCTATGCGCTGCTGGTGGGGCTCACCACCGTGGCCCTCATGGTCATGCACGGGAACCTGTACCTGATTCTGAAGACGGAGGGCGAACTGCAGGAGCGGTTGAGGGAATGGGCCCAGCGGACCGTTCCCGCCTACCTCGCGTGCTTCTTGGTGCTCAATGTGACGACCGTCCTCACCTGTCTGCACCTGCGGGAGGTCCTCGTCCAACGCATGCCGTATCTGTCCCTGCTCATGGCGGCCTCGATCCTGATCACCCTGGGCATTCCCCGCGCCCTGCGCCGTGGTCGGGAGGGATCCGCATTCCTTGCCTCCTGCCTCTCCATTGTCTCCCTGATGCTCCTGTTCGGAGCCACGATGTACCCCAACCTGGTGATCTCCCGTCCGGACGCCGCGAACAGCCTGAACATCCACAACGGCGCCGCCACGGCGAAGTCCCTGAATTTCATGTTCTACGTGGCCCTGGTGGGTGTCCCCATCGTGCTCGCGTACACGGCATCCATCTACTACGTGTTCCGGGGCAAGGTGGTGCTCACCGAGGAGTCCTATTGAGCCGGCGATGAAGTCCCCCGCGATGCGCTTTCTGGTACAGGCCTTTCTGGGCCTGGTGGTTCTCCTGCTGCTGGGGCTGGTCCTGGGGCTTGGCCGCGCCGCATGGGTGTTCCGGGACCGGTTTCCCGGGCATTCCCTGGATCTCCGGCGTGATCCCGGCGCGACGCAGCCTCTGCGTGCGGGATTTGGCCGCGTGAACATCACGCCTCCAGTCGGCAGCAACCAGCCGCCCGTCTGGCTGGCGGGCTTCGACCAGGGACGCGCCGCGACCGGGGTCCATGACGACCTTTTCGTGGTGGCCTTGGTCCTGGACGACGGCAACACGCGGCTGGGCATCGTCGCCCTGGATTCCATCGGCATTTTCCACGACGACGTGTTGCGCATCCGTGAGCGGCTGCCGGAATCCCTGGGGCTGCACTACACGGTGGTCTGCGCCACCCACAACCATGCGACCCCGGACCTCATGGGCCTGTGGGGGCCCGACATGCTCCACAGCGGCGTGAACCCGGAGTACCGGGAGCGCGTGCTCACGGCCGCGGTCACCAGCCTGACCCAGGCGGTGGGAGCCCTGCAGCCGGCAACCCTCGGCCTGTACGAAATTCCCCTCGATCCGGAGGGCCTGCTGACCGACACCCGCACGCCCCTGGTGTATGATCCCGACCTGAGGCTGATGCTCTTCCGTGCGGCCGGAACGGAAACCGTGCTCGGCTCCCTGGTGGGATGGGCCAATCACCCCGAGACCCCGTGGTCGGGAAACACCGAAATCACCGCCGATTTCTGCGGCGTGCTCCGCGACGGACTGGAGCATGGCATCCGCTACGGCACAACGGTCCACGCCCCCGGACTTGGAGGCACCCATCTGTTCGTCAACGGCGCCGTCGGCGGGCTCATGACGACCTCGCCGTCGGTCACGGTACGGGATCCGTTCCTCGAGGCGGATTTCAAGGCCCCCTCCCACGAGAAGACCCGGGCGCTGGGCAGCCAACTGGTTCGTCGTCTGCTCCGGGCCGTGGCCTCCTCAAATGCCGCACCGACCGCCGAGGTGCCGATCGCGGTCCAGGCCCGCACCGTTCA belongs to Verrucomicrobiia bacterium and includes:
- a CDS encoding cytochrome ubiquinol oxidase subunit I; the protein is MNVETLSRIQFALTISFHFVFPPMTIGLGLVLVVLQTLRVRTGNPLYLDLARFWTRVFGLIFAIGVATGIPMEFQFGTNWASYARFVGDIFGSPLAIEGLYAFFMESGFLALLLFGWDRIGPRMHLFSTCMVALGAHFSAIWILVANSWMQTPAGYHLARMMKVTADGGQFPVATDLGAVPFELREIRLPPDYVVQPEDLGHVRAVVDNFREAILNPSTLDRLAHTVIGCWITGAFVVVAISAWWCLRGRHPEHARISLKIGVVLATVACVLQWIAADSTARGVARNQPTKLAAMEGLATTGPDASLGLVGWVSWRRDASGEITGIEERSLRIPGMLSVLVSGDFLHPLRARDTVVTGLQDLPSDALLRARHPGASDAEIARLRPRYWPNAPVLFQTYHLMIALGSVLTGQALLACLWWRTGRLWAVERPEVRWFLISLLAAPLMAQLALQAGWFTAEMGRQPWVVYEVLKTGDAVSPVVRAPQVLTSILLFLAIYAVLSILFVTLLLKKIREGPVPSGGGPPTGPLPLSHRSGRQTGI
- the cydB gene encoding cytochrome d ubiquinol oxidase subunit II, translating into MDLNTIWFVLVGVLLTGYAVLDGFDLGTGPLLWCVPDDRDRRILLNAIGPIWNGNEVWLVTGGGALFAAFPNVYASVFSGFYDAFMLLLFALIFRAAAIEFRSQRPGRRWRRFWDAAFAVSSVTSALLIGVAVGNLVWGISLDATGNFDGGLIALLHPYALLVGLTTVALMVMHGNLYLILKTEGELQERLREWAQRTVPAYLACFLVLNVTTVLTCLHLREVLVQRMPYLSLLMAASILITLGIPRALRRGREGSAFLASCLSIVSLMLLFGATMYPNLVISRPDAANSLNIHNGAATAKSLNFMFYVALVGVPIVLAYTASIYYVFRGKVVLTEESY